In Salisediminibacterium beveridgei, one DNA window encodes the following:
- a CDS encoding alpha/beta hydrolase, with translation MNATKKWLKRISFGMILLSGLSIIAVATAIFFWQSTDSGRLPAKTAVVLHAINNNLVPLDIEIDMPAFLSGSPAPGSPGVRMVREDLSIPVTDHITIPARVYYPNTEGPHPMVMYYHGGAFLEGYGNLDTHDNVIRSIARRTNSVVVAPAYRLAPAYAFPAAIEDSYAAMEWAVENAEQFNGNPEQLNVVGDSAGGNIATVMTIMARDRDGPDIQSQVLMYPLTTFLDVSFESRNQYDSGYFLLSRAVMYRARDLYTPQELMWSSPYTSPLHASDLSDLPPALVITAEFDPLRDEGEAYAERLFEAGSPVILSRYEGVMHAFISFYEIMESGREGLTQTAQFLRQVNSGRLDPEPSFTFEIREPPEGIERIRDQSEAFAIGAYLLGRTGMNILSKE, from the coding sequence ATGAATGCAACCAAAAAATGGCTCAAACGTATCAGTTTTGGAATGATCCTGTTATCCGGTTTAAGTATTATTGCTGTAGCGACAGCTATTTTCTTCTGGCAATCAACTGATTCAGGGCGTCTCCCTGCCAAAACTGCTGTCGTGTTGCATGCGATTAACAATAATCTTGTTCCACTCGATATTGAAATCGACATGCCGGCTTTTTTATCAGGATCACCGGCTCCGGGCAGTCCAGGTGTCAGAATGGTAAGAGAAGATTTATCAATTCCTGTGACTGATCATATCACCATTCCTGCAAGAGTCTACTATCCAAACACAGAAGGTCCCCATCCTATGGTCATGTATTATCACGGAGGGGCTTTCTTAGAGGGATATGGAAATTTGGATACGCATGACAACGTCATTCGATCCATTGCAAGAAGGACGAACAGTGTAGTTGTTGCACCTGCCTACCGTCTCGCCCCGGCATATGCTTTCCCGGCGGCAATAGAGGACAGTTATGCAGCAATGGAATGGGCTGTTGAGAACGCGGAACAATTTAACGGAAACCCTGAACAGTTAAATGTTGTTGGAGACAGTGCAGGTGGAAATATCGCTACGGTTATGACGATTATGGCAAGAGACAGAGATGGACCGGATATCCAATCTCAGGTTTTGATGTACCCATTGACAACATTTCTCGATGTGTCATTTGAATCAAGAAATCAGTATGACAGTGGTTATTTCCTGCTTTCCAGGGCTGTAATGTACCGAGCCAGAGATTTATACACTCCTCAGGAATTAATGTGGTCAAGTCCCTACACATCACCGCTTCATGCTTCGGACTTATCTGATCTACCTCCGGCTCTTGTTATAACGGCGGAGTTTGATCCACTTAGAGATGAAGGGGAGGCATATGCAGAGCGTTTATTTGAGGCGGGTTCACCCGTTATACTATCCCGATATGAAGGTGTTATGCACGCTTTTATTTCGTTTTATGAAATCATGGAAAGCGGAAGGGAAGGATTAACGCAAACCGCTCAATTTCTGAGACAAGTAAACAGTGGAAGACTGGACCCGGAACCATCATTCACTTTTGAGATCCGCGAGCCACCAGAAGGAATTGAGAGGATCCGAGATCAATCCGAAGCATTTGCAATTGGCGCATACCTTTTAGGGAGAACAGGAATGAACATATTATCGAAAGAATAA